A stretch of Deltaproteobacteria bacterium DNA encodes these proteins:
- a CDS encoding FapA family protein, whose translation MNKGQTIARKTRPGPGVPAMNVFGEEIAPRPGEWIPFPAGPGTEISEDDERLSCIPHHNADILNACLCRHGRQGCWMISVSKKMGVIATVYE comes from the coding sequence GTGAACAAAGGCCAGACTATCGCGCGAAAAACCCGGCCTGGACCTGGAGTCCCGGCAATGAACGTTTTCGGCGAAGAAATTGCTCCACGGCCAGGGGAATGGATTCCCTTTCCTGCTGGGCCCGGGACGGAGATCTCAGAGGACGATGAAAGGCTTTCGTGCATTCCCCATCATAATGCAGACATCCTGAATGCCTGCCTGTGCCGACACGGCAGACAGGGATGCTGGATGATTTCCGTATCAAAAAAGATGGGTGTCATCGCCACCGTATACGAGTGA
- a CDS encoding manganese-dependent inorganic pyrophosphatase encodes MAILILGHKSPDTDSVTAAIALAELQRELGVDAVPCRQGELNPETKLVLEKFGFPVPQLTTDVTDKQYMLVDHSDIKQAPDNWDKGELLGIVDHHKIGDITTPKPIVFFALPVGCTGTVLYKMYTDLYKKPIAPKVAGLMLSAILSDTVLFKSATCTPDDKAVAESLAKIAGVADMMAWGMEMAKAKSSVEGVPPKDLIHRDYKDFNMSGNTVGIGQLELISLDLISKDMKCALLDEMKKMKVDGNRHSVFLMLTDIMKEGTELLAVTDDASVVEKAFSEKLDGNTVWLPGVMSRKKQMVPPLERAFAG; translated from the coding sequence ATGGCAATTTTGATCCTTGGACACAAGAGCCCTGACACGGATTCCGTCACCGCAGCAATTGCGCTTGCCGAGCTTCAGCGAGAACTCGGTGTAGACGCGGTTCCCTGTCGTCAGGGTGAACTCAACCCCGAAACCAAGCTCGTACTTGAAAAGTTCGGCTTCCCGGTCCCCCAGCTCACCACCGACGTCACGGACAAGCAGTACATGCTCGTTGACCACAGCGACATCAAGCAGGCCCCGGACAATTGGGACAAGGGGGAACTTCTCGGCATCGTTGACCACCACAAGATCGGCGACATCACCACACCGAAACCCATCGTTTTCTTTGCCCTTCCAGTGGGCTGCACAGGAACGGTCCTTTACAAGATGTACACTGATCTCTACAAGAAGCCCATCGCCCCCAAGGTCGCAGGCCTTATGCTCTCGGCCATCCTGAGCGATACGGTTCTCTTCAAGTCCGCGACCTGCACTCCAGATGACAAGGCCGTCGCCGAGTCCCTTGCCAAGATCGCGGGTGTGGCTGACATGATGGCCTGGGGAATGGAGATGGCCAAGGCCAAGAGCTCCGTGGAAGGCGTTCCCCCGAAGGACCTCATCCATCGGGACTACAAGGACTTCAACATGAGCGGGAACACCGTGGGCATTGGCCAGCTCGAACTCATCTCTCTCGATCTCATCTCGAAGGACATGAAGTGCGCCCTCCTCGACGAGATGAAGAAGATGAAGGTGGATGGCAACCGCCACAGCGTCTTCCTGATGCTAACGGATATCATGAAGGAGGGAACAGAGCTCCTTGCCGTCACCGACGATGCGTCTGTCGTGGAAAAGGCATTCAGCGAGAAGCTCGATGGAAATACCGTGTGGCTCCCTGGTGTCATGAGCCGCAAGAAGCAGATGGTGCCGCCGCTTGAAAGGGCGTTTGCCGGCTGA